CCGACCCGCCCGCCAGTGCCGTGGTGGACCTCATGCGCCGCGCCGAGAGCGCCGGTTTCCGCTACGGCTGGACCTTCGACTCCGCCGTGCTGTGGCAGGAGCCCTTCGTCATCCACAGCCGCATCCTGGACCACACCGAGCGGCTGATCGTCGGTCCGATGGTCACCAACCCCACCACCCGCGCCCCGGAGGTCACGGCCTCCACCTTCGCCACGCTCAACGACATGTACGGCAACCGCACCGTGTGCGGCATCGGCCGCGGCGACTCGGCCATGCGGGTCGCCGGCCGCAAGCCCAACACCCTGGCCACCCTGCGCGAGGCGATGAGCATCATCCGCGACCTCGCGGAGGGCCGCGAAGCCGACGTCGGCGGCACGACACTGCGCCTGCCCTGGGTGCGGGACGGCAAGCTGCCCGTCTGGATGGGCGCGTACGGGCCGAAGGCCCTCGCCCTCGCCGGGCAGGAGGCCGACGGCTTCATCCTCCAGCTCGCCGACCCGACGCTGACCGCGTGGATGGTCCGGGCCGTCCGCACCGCCGCCGCCGACGCCGGCCGCGACCCGGCGTCCGTCACCGTCTGCGTGGCCGCGCCCGCGTACGTCGGGGACGACCTGGCGCACGCGCGGGAGCAGTGCCGCTGGTTCGGCGGCATGGTCGGCAATCACGTCGCCGACCTGGTCGCCCGCTACGGCGAGGGCTCCGGCATGGTGCCCGAGGCCCTCACCGCGTACATCAAGCAGCGCGAGGGCTACGACTACAGCCACCACGGCCGGGCCGGGAACCCCTCCACCGACTTCGTGCCCGACGAGATCGTGGACCGCTTCTGCCTGCTCGGCCCGGTCGGGTCCCACCGCGAGCGGCTGGAGGAGCTACGGGCCCTGGGCGTGGACCAGTTCGCCGTCTACGCCATGCACGACGCGAAGGAGGCCACGATCGACGCGTACGGGGAGCACATCATCCCGGCGCTGTCCTGAACGCCCCGCCCGTCCGGGCTCACGGCACGCGCGCGGTCCACTCGGCCGAGGAGAACTTCGCCGCCGCCAGCTCCTCGGCCCGCGCCATCTCCTCGGGGGTGACCGTGCCCTCCGCCAGCCCGTACCGGCCGCGGAAGGACGCGACCATCTTCTCGATCACGGCGGAGCGCGGC
The window above is part of the Streptomyces syringium genome. Proteins encoded here:
- a CDS encoding TIGR03842 family LLM class F420-dependent oxidoreductase → MDFGLVLQTDPPASAVVDLMRRAESAGFRYGWTFDSAVLWQEPFVIHSRILDHTERLIVGPMVTNPTTRAPEVTASTFATLNDMYGNRTVCGIGRGDSAMRVAGRKPNTLATLREAMSIIRDLAEGREADVGGTTLRLPWVRDGKLPVWMGAYGPKALALAGQEADGFILQLADPTLTAWMVRAVRTAAADAGRDPASVTVCVAAPAYVGDDLAHAREQCRWFGGMVGNHVADLVARYGEGSGMVPEALTAYIKQREGYDYSHHGRAGNPSTDFVPDEIVDRFCLLGPVGSHRERLEELRALGVDQFAVYAMHDAKEATIDAYGEHIIPALS